A genomic region of Camelus ferus isolate YT-003-E chromosome 11, BCGSAC_Cfer_1.0, whole genome shotgun sequence contains the following coding sequences:
- the TMEM273 gene encoding protein FAM170B isoform X1 encodes MGLGIRMLRALVLLLGTTEREEPSPQLGPATPHKEDVYFSGKGRRMLSWSSSLLSESSSEYQSYSQDQSCYSCTYSDKDAAQQNMCAFYTHVKTVQGVAVAWETDSGFEPVSRQPRIHEAEFIRRQRQKGSSFEMASNTDLRWELEASRNNTCSEPDDMELLAPLECCLQELRDTPDWLVTTNYGLRCMACCRVFPTLEELLEHAQYGIQEGFSCQIFFEEMLERRRARGQMQEQQPEEEEQSCSDSSERPRSHVKVLSSEPQTRPQKQ; translated from the coding sequence GGACcacagagagagaggagccaTCTCCGCAGCTGGGCCCGGCCACTCCCCACAAGGAGGACGTCTACTTTTCGGGCAAGGGCCGGAGAATGCTGAGCTGGAGCAGCTCACTGTTGTCCGAGTCCTCCTCCGAGTACCAGTCCTACTCCCAGGACCAGTCTTGCTACTCCTGCACATACAGCGACAAGGATGCTGCCCAGCAAAACATGTGCGCCTTCTATACCCACGTGAAGACCGTGCAGGGCGTGGCCGTGGCCTGGGAGACCGACAGTGGCTTCGAGCCGGTCAGCAGGCAGCCCCGCATCCACGAAGCCGAGTTTatcaggaggcagaggcagaaaggcTCCTCCTTTGAGATGGCGTCCAACACCGACCTGCGCTGGGAGCTGGAAGCCAGCAGGAACAACACCTGCTCAGAGCCGGACGACATGGAGCTGCTGGCGCCCCTGGAGTGCTGTCTGCAGGAGCTGCGGGACACCCCAGACTGGCTGGTCACCACCAACTACGGGCTGCGGTGCATGGCCTGCTGCCGGGTCTTCCCCACGctggaggagctgctggagcATGCCCAGTATGGCATCCAAGAGGGCTTCAGCTGCCAGATCTTTTTCGAGGAGATGCTGGAGAGAAGGCGGGCCCGGGGCCAAATGCAGGAGCAACAaccagaggaggaggaacagagcTGCTCAGACAGTAGCGAACGTCCAAGGTCCCATGTCAAGGTGCTTTCATCAGAGCCACAGACACGGCCGCAGAAGCAGTGA